A stretch of the Photobacterium sp. CCB-ST2H9 genome encodes the following:
- a CDS encoding DMT family transporter, translating to MGYEWLALAAASLWAVSSLISVTPSRHLGAFAYSRWRMACVTLMLSVMALLNGGWSTVSWDISLVMALSGLIGIFIGDTALFACFNRMGPRRAGLLFSCHAVFSALLGIWLFDETLLGWKLAGAVLVFAGVVTAILFGQKSQKHQIEAMTGSLGIAVILGLTAALCQSLGAIIAKPAMQTALDPVAASAIRMATAFGAHSVLRLSGAKIARPLQPITLPILGMVALNGFLAMAVGMTLILFALQHGDVGMVALLSSTTPILILPLLWMYTRHRPPGAAWLGALLAVVGTGLILGH from the coding sequence ATGGGCTACGAATGGCTGGCGCTGGCGGCTGCCTCACTCTGGGCAGTCAGCAGTTTAATCTCCGTGACACCTTCCCGTCATCTGGGCGCCTTTGCCTACAGCCGCTGGCGCATGGCTTGCGTCACCCTGATGCTGTCGGTCATGGCGCTGCTCAACGGCGGCTGGTCGACGGTTTCCTGGGATATCTCACTGGTGATGGCCTTATCAGGTCTGATCGGTATCTTTATCGGAGATACTGCCCTGTTCGCCTGCTTTAACCGCATGGGCCCGCGCCGCGCCGGTCTGCTGTTTTCCTGCCACGCGGTCTTCTCGGCCCTACTGGGCATCTGGCTGTTCGATGAAACTTTGCTGGGCTGGAAACTGGCGGGCGCTGTGCTGGTCTTTGCCGGGGTGGTGACCGCGATTCTGTTTGGTCAGAAAAGCCAGAAGCACCAGATTGAAGCCATGACCGGCAGTCTGGGAATCGCGGTTATCCTCGGATTGACCGCCGCACTGTGTCAGTCGCTGGGCGCCATCATTGCCAAACCGGCGATGCAAACGGCTTTAGACCCGGTCGCCGCCTCAGCCATTCGGATGGCAACAGCCTTTGGCGCACACAGTGTGCTTCGGCTGAGCGGCGCGAAAATTGCCCGGCCCTTGCAGCCCATCACGCTGCCGATCCTCGGCATGGTCGCCCTGAACGGCTTTCTAGCCATGGCTGTCGGGATGACGCTGATTTTATTTGCCTTACAGCACGGCGATGTCGGCATGGTCGCGCTGCTGTCATCCACCACACCGATTCTGATCCTGCCGCTTTTATGGATGTACACCCGCCACCGGCCACCGGGCGCAGCCTGGCTGGGCGCACTGCTGGCCGTAGTCGGCACCGGGCTGATCCTCGGTCACTGA
- a CDS encoding prolyl oligopeptidase family serine peptidase — translation MDHYRWMETDTERTTQWLTNQSNYSRNVLNSLPWRDSLEKSLNTLVNVGPTISNIYNAGKNRFYLRSTVQFPYQRLFVKQENEQEKVIVDPPPGYGIKFFSPSHDGNYVAYGLSINGYENTEINIINVSNGLTLKDNIPQVRYPNVVWDSDNKSFYYSKHDDPGTKGLKVCGKIYLHNIGDEDDTVVYDAKNIDGLNEDDCESVNLYSSVDSEYLIVNVSSSISGYSGSLYLAKRNLVKNKVLNWSKIIDKKEKISSFIFSGKWIYLAKYNSTSGYDIYRMDLDRPESERKKIIEWSDGELTGLTTSRDSLYIAYHDSGKREFVRIPFADFRQIINIPKPFDGEVTAVFSSSVRSEILFTLQGWLQPPAIFNYNPHDDTVTDTGLITPVPFHLSNFEVEEQWVSSKDHVKVPLTIIHRKGIDMDGSTLTWLSAYGAYGVSSFPHFYPSLLIWLEHGGAIAIAHVRGGGELGPSWHEEGRASNKENSITDFISCAEYLVDKKYTNPSKLVISGESAGGIVIGMAMTKRPELFSAAAIDVGMLNTSQLDKIPIGPMNFKEFGSPFTAQGKSDLEKIDAYRHLKDGVKYPPVLLTVGLKDERVSPWQTAKFAARLEDTSKKWKTPVLVLADKNSGHNSSTYEEANSKYLDIISFFIWVSSQSY, via the coding sequence GTGGATCACTACCGTTGGATGGAAACCGATACAGAACGTACAACTCAGTGGCTTACTAATCAGTCAAATTATTCAAGAAATGTTCTCAACTCTTTACCATGGAGAGATTCACTAGAGAAAAGTTTAAATACTCTGGTTAATGTTGGCCCTACAATATCAAATATATATAATGCAGGAAAAAATCGTTTTTATTTACGTTCAACTGTCCAATTCCCTTACCAACGGCTATTTGTAAAACAAGAAAATGAGCAAGAAAAAGTGATTGTTGATCCACCCCCTGGTTATGGAATAAAATTTTTTTCCCCATCACATGATGGTAACTATGTTGCTTATGGGTTATCGATTAATGGTTATGAAAATACTGAAATAAATATAATAAATGTATCGAATGGCTTGACTTTAAAGGACAATATACCTCAGGTTAGATATCCAAATGTAGTATGGGATTCAGATAACAAGTCATTCTACTATAGTAAACACGATGATCCTGGAACTAAAGGACTAAAAGTTTGCGGAAAAATATATCTCCATAACATTGGAGACGAAGATGATACCGTCGTATATGATGCAAAGAATATTGATGGGTTGAATGAAGATGATTGTGAAAGTGTCAACTTATATTCATCAGTTGATTCAGAATATTTAATTGTGAATGTTTCATCCTCAATAAGTGGTTATAGCGGTTCACTCTATTTAGCCAAACGGAATCTTGTGAAAAATAAGGTATTAAACTGGTCTAAAATTATAGATAAAAAAGAAAAAATTTCTAGCTTCATTTTTTCTGGAAAGTGGATTTATTTGGCCAAGTATAATTCAACCTCAGGCTATGATATTTATCGCATGGATCTTGATCGACCAGAATCAGAACGTAAAAAAATCATTGAATGGTCTGATGGAGAACTAACAGGTCTAACTACCAGTCGTGACTCCCTATATATTGCTTATCATGATTCCGGTAAGCGAGAATTTGTACGTATTCCTTTTGCTGATTTCAGACAGATTATTAATATACCAAAACCATTTGATGGAGAAGTTACTGCTGTTTTTTCCAGTAGTGTTCGGTCAGAAATACTATTTACTCTACAAGGCTGGTTACAGCCTCCTGCTATATTTAACTATAATCCCCATGACGACACCGTTACTGATACGGGTTTGATAACACCTGTACCATTTCACTTATCAAATTTCGAAGTCGAAGAACAATGGGTAAGTTCAAAAGACCATGTAAAGGTGCCACTGACGATTATCCATCGTAAGGGAATCGATATGGATGGTTCTACCCTTACTTGGTTAAGTGCTTACGGAGCGTATGGTGTAAGCTCATTTCCACACTTTTATCCTTCTCTGCTAATCTGGCTTGAACATGGAGGTGCAATAGCCATTGCTCATGTCCGCGGGGGAGGGGAGCTCGGCCCGTCTTGGCATGAAGAGGGAAGAGCATCGAACAAAGAAAATTCAATTACAGATTTTATTAGCTGTGCTGAATATTTGGTTGATAAAAAATACACTAACCCATCAAAACTTGTTATAAGCGGTGAAAGTGCTGGAGGTATAGTCATTGGAATGGCGATGACAAAGCGGCCAGAACTTTTTTCTGCGGCGGCTATTGATGTGGGCATGCTCAACACCAGTCAGCTGGATAAAATACCTATCGGCCCGATGAATTTTAAAGAGTTTGGCTCACCTTTTACCGCTCAAGGAAAGTCCGATCTGGAGAAAATTGACGCCTATCGCCATCTTAAAGATGGTGTGAAATATCCGCCTGTTCTCCTGACTGTCGGTTTAAAAGATGAACGCGTTTCACCCTGGCAGACAGCTAAGTTCGCTGCACGTCTCGAGGACACTAGTAAAAAATGGAAAACTCCGGTTCTGGTTTTGGCGGACAAAAATTCTGGTCATAACTCAAGCACTTATGAAGAAGCTAATTCAAAATACCTTGATATTATCAGTTTCTTTATCTGGGTTTCCTCTCAGTCCTATTGA
- a CDS encoding peptidase domain-containing ABC transporter, which translates to MSRLPFKKLINRLDLHLCSRVPVVHQIESTECGLACLAMICGHYDKQIDLFSLRQQFNLSTRGTTLSGLNNIADQLGLASRALTLELNELSALKIPCILHWDFNHFVVLVSVKQNRAILHDPARGRRTVKLEEMSQYFTGVALEVWPSSTFKSEKVQNHFNLSALMGRVHGLKKTLGKIFCLSLIVESINLLIPIATQLVMDHAIPADDVGLLTLICVGLLLFTLLRSALSAVRSWSSMVMATLINVQWQAGLFNHLMRLPLSYFERRRLGDIQSRFGSLNTLRETFTNSVIGALIDGTMVIGVLVMMLLYGGWLTTVVLGFTSLYVLVRLLTYRMYREMSEEWLVRDARTRSYFMETLYGIATIKMQGISDRRAIHWLNLEIDTINTDIKINKMDLLFGGVNAFIGAFDQIVILWLGTRLVIDNQMTIGMFVAFGVFREQFSNRMFSLTNFLLRLRMMNLHNERIADIALNPQEKKKNDILFVSTMKPVSLKTYALSYRYDSYSSDIFRELSLYVSAGESVAITGPSGSGKTTLMKVLCGLIEPQSGKVMVDDHDIQQMGLNNYRKIIGCVMQDDKLFSGSIRDNICGFDESVEQEWLEECARASYIHDVIMKMPMGYDTLIGELGEGLSGGQKQRIFIARALYRRPGVLFMDEATSALDHDSETYINKAIRQLNITRIIIAHRETTIASVDRVISLTALSN; encoded by the coding sequence ATGAGTAGGCTTCCTTTTAAAAAACTCATCAATAGGTTGGATCTTCACTTGTGCAGCCGCGTTCCTGTTGTACACCAAATAGAGTCCACTGAATGTGGGTTGGCCTGTTTGGCGATGATATGTGGTCATTATGATAAACAAATAGATCTCTTCTCATTACGCCAGCAATTCAATCTGTCCACACGTGGAACAACGCTGTCGGGTCTTAATAATATTGCTGACCAGTTGGGGCTCGCTTCACGCGCTCTGACTCTTGAACTGAATGAGCTTAGCGCTTTGAAGATCCCATGCATATTACACTGGGATTTTAATCATTTTGTCGTGCTCGTGAGTGTCAAACAAAATCGTGCAATACTTCATGATCCTGCTCGAGGTCGACGAACTGTTAAACTAGAAGAAATGTCACAGTATTTTACAGGAGTAGCGCTAGAAGTTTGGCCAAGTAGTACCTTTAAATCTGAAAAAGTACAGAATCATTTCAACCTAAGTGCTCTGATGGGTAGGGTGCATGGTCTTAAGAAAACTTTAGGCAAAATATTTTGCCTTTCACTCATTGTTGAGTCTATAAATCTGCTGATACCAATAGCTACCCAACTAGTGATGGATCATGCTATTCCTGCTGATGATGTTGGCTTATTGACTCTTATATGCGTCGGGCTTTTACTTTTCACTTTGTTGCGCTCAGCGTTAAGTGCCGTGCGTTCCTGGTCTTCGATGGTTATGGCGACATTGATCAACGTCCAGTGGCAAGCAGGGCTATTCAATCATTTGATGCGCCTGCCTTTAAGTTATTTTGAACGTAGGAGGTTAGGCGATATCCAATCTCGATTCGGTTCATTGAATACACTACGTGAAACATTTACGAACAGTGTGATTGGTGCTTTGATAGATGGAACAATGGTGATTGGCGTTCTTGTGATGATGCTTCTTTATGGAGGCTGGCTTACAACAGTTGTCTTGGGATTTACCTCTCTATATGTTCTCGTAAGGCTATTGACCTACCGTATGTACCGAGAGATGTCGGAAGAGTGGTTAGTTCGGGATGCGCGAACCCGTTCGTATTTCATGGAAACATTATATGGTATTGCTACCATTAAGATGCAGGGGATAAGTGATCGAAGAGCTATTCATTGGTTGAATTTGGAAATTGATACTATTAATACCGATATAAAAATAAATAAGATGGATTTACTTTTTGGTGGAGTAAATGCATTTATTGGTGCCTTCGACCAAATAGTTATTTTATGGTTAGGAACACGGCTCGTTATTGACAATCAAATGACGATCGGGATGTTCGTTGCTTTCGGTGTTTTTAGAGAACAATTTTCAAACAGAATGTTTTCATTAACGAATTTCCTTTTGCGATTGCGAATGATGAATCTTCATAACGAACGAATTGCAGATATAGCACTTAATCCGCAAGAAAAGAAGAAAAATGATATATTATTCGTTAGCACAATGAAGCCGGTATCATTAAAAACATATGCACTTAGCTACCGATACGATAGTTATTCTTCTGATATTTTTCGAGAATTGTCTCTCTATGTTTCAGCGGGAGAAAGTGTCGCCATTACAGGACCTTCAGGATCCGGGAAAACCACCCTAATGAAAGTTCTTTGTGGGCTAATTGAACCACAATCAGGAAAAGTAATGGTAGATGATCATGATATTCAACAGATGGGGTTAAATAACTATCGGAAAATAATTGGCTGCGTAATGCAAGACGACAAGTTATTCTCGGGATCGATTCGAGATAATATTTGTGGTTTTGATGAGTCAGTTGAGCAGGAGTGGTTGGAAGAATGCGCCAGAGCTAGTTATATCCATGACGTCATCATGAAGATGCCGATGGGGTACGATACTCTGATTGGTGAATTGGGTGAAGGTTTATCTGGTGGTCAGAAGCAGCGTATTTTTATCGCTCGTGCACTTTACCGAAGACCGGGAGTTTTGTTTATGGATGAAGCTACGAGTGCATTAGATCATGATAGTGAAACTTATATCAATAAGGCAATCAGGCAGCTAAATATTACCAGAATCATTATAGCGCATAGGGAAACGACTATTGCTTCAGTTGATAGAGTTATTTCATTAACGGCCTTATCTAATTAG